A part of Palaemon carinicauda isolate YSFRI2023 chromosome 8, ASM3689809v2, whole genome shotgun sequence genomic DNA contains:
- the LOC137645388 gene encoding protein FAM200C-like, with protein sequence MVTPSGDNNIDKSANKMGKWAKYNKGFQHSWLKDPIFEKWIEEVKGDANKAYCKLCKSELRAHKADLKKHSDSVKHKQNMSKISSKQNLKTMDYFTGDKVTRLELQVSAYIACHSSIRSIDHLCDILKKDMPCSSSSENIRLHRTKCTAIIKKVLSPDIKDSAFSLIIDESTDIACIKHLCVCVRYYSSLHNKIVSQFLGLIPVTSTTAEALHQHIKDYFQEIGVDLNKCFAIATDGAQNLCGCHHSVYMLMKKDIPNLILLKCTCHSLNLACSHASEEMPSCIDYILRETYNWFHRSALRREDYMKIYKLIHDGKDPLQLIPLSGTRWLARSNSVKRFLDQWDALKTHFQFAASSCDKYVSRELYSMYSDHKNELYLTFLRPILNDFERINLLFQREEADHCSLLRELECFTLVMVRRVLLSNYVKLEVDLNMSSIFLPLKNVDFGYEFTSLVSSKKQANLISEQELHDVK encoded by the coding sequence ATGGTTACGCCTAGTGGTGACAACAACATCGATAAGAGTGCGAACAAAATGGGGAAGTGGGCAAAATATAACAAGGGTTTTCAACATTCATGGTTAAAAGACCCCATTTTTGAAAAATGGATCGAAGAAGTTAAAGGTGATGCAAATAAAGCTTACTGCAAGCTATGCAAAAGCGAACTAAGGGCCCACAAAGCTGATTTGAAGAAACATAGTGATTCTGTAAAGCATAAACAAAACATGTCAAAAATATCTTCCAAACAAAATTTGAAAACTATGGACTATTTCACAGGAGACAAAGTTACCCGACTTGAATTACAGGTTTCAGCTTATATTGCGTGTCATTCATCAATTAGATCAATTGATCATTTATGTGATATTCTGAAGAAGGATATGCCTTGTTCctcaagctctgagaatattagaTTACATAGAACGAAATGCACCGCCATAATAAAGAAGGTTCTGTCCCCAGACATAAAAGATTCTGCATTTTCATTAATCATAGATGAATCAACAGATATTGCTTGCATAAaacatttgtgtgtttgtgttcgctATTACAGTTCATTACACAACAAGATAGTGTCTCAGTTCCTAGGACTAATCCCAGTGACAAGTACCACAGCAGAAGCTTTACATCAGCACATAAAGGATTATTTTCAAGAAATCGGTGTGGATTTGAATAAATGCTTTGCAATAGCGACAGATGGTGCTCAAAATCTTTGTGGATGTCACCATTCTGTGTATATGCTTATGAAAAAAGATATTCCTAATCTCATTCTTTTAAAGTGTACCTGTCATTCACTTAATTTAGCTTGTTCTCACGCATCAGAAGAAATGCCATCTTGTATTGATTATATACTTAGAGAAACATATAACTGGTTTCACAGATCGGCGTTGAGAAGAGAggattatatgaaaatttataagcTGATTCATGATGGGAAGGATCCTCTGCAATTAATACCTTTATCTGGCACCCGGTGGCTAGCCAGAAGCAACAGTGTAAAGAGATTTCTTGATCAGTGGGATGCACTGAAAACTCACTTTCAGTTTGCAGCTTCTTCATGTGATAAATATGTATCTAGAGAACTCTACTCTATGTACTCTGACCATAAAAATGAACTCTACTTGACATTTCTAAGACCCATTCTAAATGATTTCGAGAGGATAAACTTGCTTTTTCAAAGAGAAGAAGCAGATCATTGTAGCCTACTCAGAGAGCTAGAGTGTTTTACATTGGTGATGGTGAGAAGAGTTTTACTTTCAAATTATGTTAAGCTTGAAGTTGATCTGAATATGTCGTCCATATTTCTCCCTTTAAAAAATGTTGATTTTGGTTATGAATTCACCTCCCTCGTATCCAGTAAGAAACAAGCCAATTTAATTTCAGAGCAAGAATTGCACGATGTAAAATGA